From Spirosoma aerolatum, one genomic window encodes:
- a CDS encoding DNA topoisomerase IV subunit B, with protein MAESLNQPVQYNEDSIRSLDWREHIRLRPGMYIGKLGDGSAADDGIYVLLKETIDNCIDEHVMGFGKTIEVRVTDHRVEVRDFGRGIPLGKVVEVVSKINTGGKYDSGAFQKSVGLNGVGTKAVNALSTYFRVQSFREGRTVWAEFERGELKQQGEEVSSERNGTLICFEPDDTVFKHFHYIPQFLENMIWNYCYLNAGLTIVFNKQKYISQNGLLDLLRNKTDEDSLRYPIIHLKGHDIEIALTHGNQYGEEYYSFVNGQNTTQHGTHLNSLKEAVVETIRKHYDKNYETTDIRASIIAAISIRVQEPVFESQTKTKLGSVNMSPEPNAQSVRSFVSDFVKERLDDYLHINPSVRDALKKRIEQSERERKELAGIKKLANDRAKKASLHNKKLRDCRNHLSDPKAEDRYQTTLFITEGDSASGSITKSRNVQAQAVFSLRGKPLNCFGLTKKVVYENEEFNLLQHALDIEDGLEGLRYNRIVIATDADVDGMHIRLLMLTFFLQFFPDLVRNGHLYILETPLFRVRNPKNHKETTYCYSDEEKQKAIDKLTKGGKKVEITRFKGLGEISPEEFGLFIGENMRLEPVIMEKETSIPKLLSYFMGKNTPERQRFIIDNLRIEKDVEEAALVA; from the coding sequence ATGGCAGAATCTCTGAACCAGCCGGTTCAATACAATGAAGACAGCATCCGCTCGCTGGATTGGCGTGAGCACATTCGCCTGCGACCAGGCATGTATATTGGTAAATTAGGCGACGGATCGGCTGCCGACGATGGCATCTACGTTCTCCTGAAAGAAACGATTGATAACTGCATTGACGAACACGTAATGGGCTTCGGTAAAACGATCGAGGTACGGGTAACCGATCATCGGGTAGAAGTACGCGACTTCGGCCGGGGTATTCCCCTCGGAAAAGTGGTCGAGGTAGTGTCGAAGATCAATACCGGGGGTAAATACGACTCTGGGGCGTTTCAGAAATCGGTAGGACTCAATGGAGTAGGTACTAAAGCCGTGAATGCCTTGTCCACCTATTTCCGGGTGCAGTCGTTCCGCGAAGGCCGAACCGTATGGGCGGAATTTGAACGTGGCGAGCTAAAACAACAGGGTGAGGAAGTTTCGTCTGAGCGTAATGGTACGCTGATATGCTTTGAACCCGATGATACTGTCTTCAAGCATTTTCACTATATCCCGCAGTTTCTGGAAAATATGATCTGGAACTACTGCTACCTGAATGCGGGTCTGACCATCGTTTTCAACAAGCAGAAATATATTTCTCAGAACGGCCTTCTCGATCTGCTTCGGAATAAAACCGATGAAGATTCCCTGCGCTATCCGATTATACATCTCAAGGGGCATGATATCGAAATCGCACTTACTCACGGCAATCAATATGGCGAAGAGTATTACTCTTTTGTTAACGGACAGAATACGACCCAGCATGGTACGCACCTCAATTCCCTGAAAGAAGCTGTCGTTGAAACGATCCGTAAACATTACGACAAAAACTACGAAACCACTGATATTAGGGCTAGTATCATAGCCGCTATCAGTATTCGGGTTCAGGAGCCCGTGTTTGAGTCACAGACGAAGACCAAGTTAGGGTCGGTCAACATGTCACCTGAGCCAAATGCCCAATCGGTTCGTTCATTTGTAAGCGATTTTGTGAAAGAACGCCTGGACGATTACCTCCATATTAACCCATCGGTACGCGATGCACTCAAAAAGCGAATCGAACAGTCGGAACGGGAACGCAAGGAACTCGCTGGTATCAAGAAACTGGCCAATGATCGTGCCAAAAAGGCAAGTTTGCACAACAAAAAACTGCGCGATTGTCGAAACCACCTGTCCGACCCGAAAGCGGAAGATCGCTATCAGACTACTCTGTTCATCACGGAGGGCGACTCGGCCAGTGGGTCTATCACAAAATCGCGGAATGTGCAGGCTCAGGCTGTTTTTAGTTTACGGGGTAAGCCATTGAACTGCTTCGGTTTAACCAAGAAAGTGGTATACGAAAATGAGGAGTTTAACCTGCTTCAGCACGCACTGGATATAGAAGATGGCCTGGAAGGGCTGCGGTATAATCGTATTGTGATTGCTACCGACGCTGATGTCGATGGCATGCACATTCGACTATTAATGCTGACCTTCTTCCTCCAGTTCTTTCCTGATCTGGTCCGAAATGGACACCTCTATATATTAGAGACGCCCTTGTTTCGGGTTCGGAATCCGAAAAACCATAAGGAGACAACTTACTGCTATTCGGACGAGGAAAAGCAAAAAGCTATTGACAAGCTGACTAAGGGAGGCAAAAAGGTCGAAATTACCCGATTTAAGGGCCTGGGGGAGATATCGCCAGAGGAGTTTGGGTTATTCATCGGCGAAAATATGCGGTTAGAGCCTGTTATTATGGAAAAAGAAACATCCATTCCCAAACTGCTCAGCTACTTCATGGGTAAGAATACCCCCGAACGGCAGCGGTTCATCATCGATAACCTGCGTATTGAAAAAGATGTTGAAGAAGCTGCCTTGGTTGCCTAG
- a CDS encoding carboxypeptidase-like regulatory domain-containing protein, protein MLRSLLSILLFIVTSSYLYAQTTVRGTITSSQDGSALPGVSVVVKGTSVGTITDKEGKFSVNVPQKSSTLVVSFIGFTTQEVEVANKTNVTISLVEEGRYLNEVMVVGYGTVNKETHVGASSQINANAIANRQNSNALNSVIGAAPGVQATQSGGAPGSAPSIRVRGFGSISTSNEALYVVDGVPYNLSTSNINPDDIESISILKDASTTAIYGSRGPTGL, encoded by the coding sequence ATGCTTAGATCTTTATTAAGTATCTTGTTATTCATTGTAACAAGTAGTTACCTGTATGCTCAGACAACAGTCCGAGGTACGATAACTTCGTCACAGGATGGAAGTGCGCTACCAGGAGTTAGTGTAGTGGTTAAAGGCACCTCAGTCGGAACCATCACGGATAAAGAGGGGAAATTCTCAGTTAACGTCCCTCAAAAATCCTCTACGCTCGTTGTAAGCTTTATTGGCTTTACAACGCAGGAAGTTGAGGTAGCCAACAAAACAAACGTCACGATCTCGCTGGTAGAGGAAGGCCGGTACCTGAATGAAGTCATGGTAGTGGGTTACGGAACGGTAAACAAAGAAACGCACGTTGGTGCGTCCAGCCAGATTAACGCCAATGCCATTGCCAATCGCCAGAATTCCAACGCATTGAACTCCGTAATTGGAGCGGCTCCAGGTGTTCAGGCTACTCAGTCGGGAGGGGCACCTGGCTCAGCGCCATCCATTCGGGTGCGGGGCTTTGGCTCGATCTCAACATCCAACGAAGCGTTGTATGTTGTTGACGGTGTACCTTATAATCTGAGTACGTCGAACATCAATCCAGATGACATTGAGTCGATTAGCATACTGAAAGACGCTTCGACTACAGCTATTTACGGATCGCGGGGGCCAACGGGGTTGTGA
- a CDS encoding SusC/RagA family TonB-linked outer membrane protein, which yields MITTKKGKNNRSNLTFNASVGGISRGLPEYETVSAQEYYPLMWEVYRNSLQYGSLKIPQDVASSIASGITTTYNGRNYTGITDQLKYNPFNVPDNQLVDVNGALNPAAQLRYPEDLSWVNAIQQGGKSRQNYSISYDGGTAKSDYFVSVGYTKEQGYLLKSDFERFTGRINVNTQATKWFKTGFNLTGTYSNANTDVASDGGTSFVNPFYISRFIAPIYPVHKHDPATGAYILDENGNQIYDMGDVRPYASGRHAIWENLLNNRKQVRGIISGRTYASVNLFPGFKATSNVGLDLQDTQFRTFENPIVGDGAPAGRAGNNFYRTTAITFNQLLEYDKSFGKHNLNLLAGHENYSYKYNSFTGSRSGVIVDGITELVNFASVLGVSSFEDNYTIESFFGRANYDFDKKYILSATIRRDGNSRFYKDVRWATFGSVGAAYNLEKEKFFQVPWIDLLKVRASYGIVGNENLGDVIGYYPYQSLYTLGRNNNAEPGFTQASLPNNALTWETGKNFDLGIDFSLFRSRVSGSVEYFNRVTDGLIFNVPLALSNGGTYSDGGFKIPSNIGNLYNRGLEIQLNGDVVRTPDFKYSVTLNWTTYKNQITKMPDNQQLIISGTKGYSVGRSIYDFYMREFYGVDAETGNSLYRTNILTANGKVIGADTVTTVLSEANLRYTGYSSIPKFFGSMNHNLSYKGLSLSVLLTYQVGGKVYDGAYASLMHGGTYGTAMHKDAFRRWQKQGDITDVPRLDNGNITNLTGQSTRYLTDASFLQINNITLSYAIPTLLLNKISAKSASVYVSGENLGLFSARVGMNVTGAFNGTVDNTYNFNRVISVGARLGF from the coding sequence ATGATTACCACGAAGAAAGGTAAAAATAATCGTAGTAATTTAACCTTTAATGCATCGGTTGGTGGTATTTCACGGGGATTGCCTGAGTACGAAACCGTTTCTGCTCAGGAATACTATCCATTAATGTGGGAAGTTTACCGCAATTCGCTTCAATACGGCTCTTTGAAAATTCCGCAGGATGTAGCCAGCAGTATAGCCTCAGGTATTACTACAACGTATAATGGTAGAAATTATACCGGTATTACGGATCAGTTGAAATATAATCCATTCAACGTGCCTGATAACCAGTTGGTCGATGTAAATGGAGCCCTTAATCCAGCTGCTCAATTACGATATCCAGAAGATTTGAGCTGGGTGAATGCCATACAGCAGGGAGGTAAAAGTCGCCAGAATTACAGCATTTCGTATGATGGCGGTACGGCTAAGTCAGACTATTTTGTTTCGGTAGGGTATACCAAAGAGCAGGGATATCTGTTAAAATCAGATTTTGAACGGTTTACGGGCCGTATCAATGTAAATACCCAGGCTACAAAATGGTTTAAAACCGGCTTTAACCTTACCGGAACGTATAGCAATGCGAACACCGATGTTGCCAGCGACGGAGGTACTTCATTTGTGAATCCGTTCTACATTTCTCGTTTTATTGCTCCTATCTACCCTGTTCATAAGCACGATCCAGCTACGGGGGCTTATATTCTGGATGAGAACGGTAATCAGATCTATGACATGGGCGATGTACGGCCCTACGCTAGTGGCCGACATGCCATATGGGAAAACCTGTTGAATAACCGAAAACAGGTTCGCGGTATTATCAGTGGTCGAACATACGCTTCGGTTAATCTATTCCCTGGCTTCAAAGCAACATCGAACGTTGGTCTGGATTTACAGGATACCCAGTTCCGTACGTTTGAAAACCCAATCGTTGGTGATGGCGCCCCAGCAGGCCGTGCCGGTAACAACTTTTACCGGACGACGGCAATAACCTTTAACCAATTGCTGGAATACGATAAATCGTTTGGTAAGCATAATCTGAACTTACTGGCTGGTCATGAGAATTACTCTTATAAATACAATTCATTTACGGGCTCTCGCTCGGGTGTTATTGTAGATGGCATCACGGAGCTGGTCAACTTCGCGTCGGTGCTGGGAGTTTCGTCTTTCGAGGACAACTACACGATCGAAAGCTTCTTTGGCAGAGCGAATTACGATTTTGACAAAAAGTATATTCTGAGCGCCACAATTCGGAGAGATGGTAATTCCAGATTCTATAAAGATGTTCGCTGGGCTACTTTTGGATCGGTTGGAGCCGCTTACAACCTGGAAAAGGAAAAATTCTTCCAGGTACCCTGGATTGACCTGTTGAAAGTTCGGGCTTCGTATGGTATCGTCGGTAACGAAAATTTGGGTGATGTCATAGGCTATTATCCTTATCAATCTTTATATACACTTGGCCGGAACAATAATGCTGAGCCAGGCTTTACCCAAGCTTCGCTACCGAATAATGCATTGACCTGGGAAACTGGTAAAAATTTCGATTTGGGGATTGATTTCAGTCTATTTAGAAGCCGTGTATCAGGTAGTGTAGAGTATTTTAACCGGGTTACAGACGGGCTGATTTTTAATGTGCCTCTGGCGTTGTCAAACGGTGGAACGTATAGTGATGGTGGCTTCAAAATTCCAAGTAACATTGGAAACCTGTATAACCGAGGGTTAGAGATCCAGTTGAATGGGGATGTTGTCAGAACGCCAGATTTCAAATACTCAGTTACCCTGAACTGGACAACTTATAAGAACCAGATCACGAAAATGCCGGATAACCAGCAACTGATTATAAGTGGTACGAAAGGGTACAGTGTAGGCCGTTCGATTTACGACTTTTACATGCGCGAGTTTTATGGCGTAGATGCTGAAACAGGTAATTCGCTGTACAGAACAAATATCCTGACGGCTAATGGTAAAGTCATTGGCGCTGATACCGTAACCACTGTTCTTTCGGAAGCCAATCTTCGCTATACAGGCTATTCATCCATACCTAAATTTTTTGGTTCGATGAACCATAACCTTTCATACAAAGGTCTGTCGCTGAGTGTTTTATTGACTTATCAGGTTGGTGGGAAAGTATATGATGGTGCTTATGCTTCCCTGATGCATGGTGGTACATATGGCACGGCTATGCACAAAGATGCGTTCCGGCGCTGGCAAAAGCAGGGGGATATTACAGACGTTCCCCGCCTTGATAATGGGAATATCACTAACCTGACTGGGCAAAGCACTCGCTACCTTACGGATGCCTCCTTCCTGCAGATTAACAACATTACCTTGAGTTACGCAATTCCCACCCTGTTGCTCAATAAGATCAGTGCTAAATCGGCTAGTGTTTATGTTTCTGGCGAAAACCTGGGCTTATTCTCCGCTCGGGTCGGCATGAACGTAACCGGTGCGTTCAACGGTACTGTCGATAATACTTACAACTTCAACCGGGTAATATCGGTCGGTGCGAGACTCGGCTTTTAA
- a CDS encoding polysaccharide biosynthesis/export family protein, producing MQNSRIIHVFPLNFFLFGASRLPRQLTIFFTGLLVLLVGLTTQAQVAPSPGAAPAAPSSANPAAPGRGTALPSGVNPANLPANVQQQLNQRGQNATNGRTGNPTPAQQSRTGNNGNTTNTPNGTNGNQQFDKQDTNSESAPATDEELAEERIKQAQRREQEERRQKLFGYSLFNDPAMAATFQPNINIATPRNYIVGPGDELNIRMYGYSEGDYSQKVSPEGFVYIAQQTGIGPIFVSGLSVEKAKERLISRMATKFVGLRNSSYGAQNTFLEVSLGSIRSIRVTVTGDAVRPGTYTMSGLSTVMNAIYQAGGPNDIGSYRKVQLIRNNRIVATLDLYDYLLNGIQQNDLRLQDNDNIRFTTFIERIEIGGAVKRSNIFEMLPGETLDRLLFYAGDFTANAYKGRLKVTRVTDRELKVTDVTAPEFKTFVMQDGDVVSVERVLNRFENKITIEGAVFRPGEYSLDNNKTLKDLIKSAEGIRGDAFTGRVNIVRTREDLAVENLSINLANILAGTDPDIPLQREDQVIVPSRFELAQQATISAIGELNKPDPGMPYMANMTLNDVLVKTGGLKESAAYSVVEVVRRKKDVDPKSPTAQIADIYRFNVNRDLTLSNDANRNFVLEPFDQIIVRRSPNYLEQTYAAVVGEVIMPGPYAIRSKDMKISDLVFQSGGLTPQAYVEGATLVRPVRLSSDELQRKQRAIQEVGDNASKTVVETEVQSPTSSESIGINLKKILAKPGSSEDILVQEGDTLRIPKLLETVRIQGEVQLPNTVKYRAGQTFQDYISQTGGFTSKSQRRKSFVVYANGSVDRTRKFMFFNVYPRVEPGAEIVVPKRTATPLTPQQILSSTAGTISSLLSVIGLIIALSRVGN from the coding sequence ATGCAAAATTCAAGAATTATTCACGTGTTCCCACTGAATTTTTTTCTTTTCGGCGCCAGCCGTTTACCCCGTCAATTGACTATCTTTTTTACTGGTTTGCTGGTTCTCTTAGTGGGATTGACAACTCAGGCTCAAGTGGCCCCTTCACCAGGAGCGGCCCCCGCTGCACCAAGTTCTGCTAACCCAGCAGCTCCTGGCAGAGGGACAGCGCTTCCATCGGGAGTGAATCCGGCTAACCTACCAGCAAATGTTCAGCAACAACTCAACCAGCGGGGGCAAAACGCAACCAATGGCCGAACAGGTAATCCTACCCCTGCCCAACAATCCCGTACGGGTAATAATGGGAACACAACGAACACACCTAATGGTACTAATGGCAATCAGCAGTTCGACAAACAGGACACCAATTCGGAAAGTGCCCCTGCAACCGATGAAGAACTTGCCGAAGAGCGTATAAAACAAGCGCAGCGCCGTGAACAGGAAGAGCGTCGGCAGAAACTGTTTGGATACTCGCTGTTCAACGATCCAGCGATGGCGGCAACCTTCCAACCCAATATCAATATCGCCACACCCCGCAACTATATTGTCGGCCCTGGCGATGAATTAAATATCCGGATGTACGGCTATTCAGAAGGCGATTACTCCCAGAAAGTATCCCCCGAAGGATTTGTTTACATCGCGCAACAGACGGGTATTGGCCCTATTTTCGTCTCCGGCCTATCAGTCGAGAAAGCGAAAGAACGGCTGATTAGCCGGATGGCAACGAAGTTTGTAGGGCTTCGGAATTCATCCTATGGGGCACAGAATACATTCCTGGAAGTATCGCTTGGGTCTATTCGCAGCATTCGGGTCACCGTTACCGGCGATGCCGTTCGCCCAGGCACTTATACCATGTCGGGTCTGTCGACGGTCATGAACGCTATCTATCAGGCCGGTGGGCCCAATGATATTGGCTCGTATCGGAAGGTTCAACTCATCCGCAATAACCGCATTGTGGCCACGCTCGATCTATACGATTACCTGCTGAATGGTATTCAGCAAAACGACCTCCGTTTGCAGGATAATGACAATATTCGCTTCACTACATTCATTGAACGGATTGAAATTGGTGGAGCTGTTAAACGATCCAACATTTTTGAAATGCTACCCGGCGAAACACTCGACAGACTGCTTTTCTATGCGGGTGATTTTACAGCCAATGCCTATAAAGGCCGCTTAAAAGTTACACGGGTAACCGACCGAGAACTGAAAGTAACCGACGTTACAGCCCCAGAATTCAAGACGTTTGTTATGCAGGATGGTGATGTTGTGTCGGTCGAACGGGTTCTGAACCGTTTTGAAAACAAGATCACGATTGAAGGAGCTGTTTTCCGCCCTGGAGAATACTCGCTCGATAACAACAAAACACTGAAAGATCTTATCAAATCAGCTGAAGGAATACGCGGTGATGCCTTTACAGGTCGAGTGAATATTGTACGTACCCGCGAAGATTTAGCGGTTGAAAACCTGTCGATAAATCTGGCAAATATCCTGGCAGGCACTGATCCTGATATCCCGCTTCAGCGCGAAGATCAGGTCATCGTTCCTTCACGCTTCGAACTGGCTCAGCAAGCTACCATATCGGCCATCGGTGAATTGAACAAACCTGACCCCGGCATGCCTTACATGGCCAATATGACATTGAACGATGTGCTGGTCAAAACGGGTGGTCTGAAGGAGTCGGCCGCTTACTCGGTTGTGGAGGTAGTACGGCGTAAAAAAGACGTTGATCCGAAATCCCCAACGGCTCAGATTGCCGATATCTACCGATTCAATGTCAACCGGGATCTGACCCTGTCCAACGATGCGAACCGGAACTTCGTTCTTGAACCTTTCGATCAGATCATCGTGCGCCGTTCGCCCAATTACCTCGAACAAACCTATGCGGCTGTTGTCGGTGAGGTAATTATGCCTGGCCCGTATGCAATTCGCAGCAAAGACATGAAAATTTCGGATCTGGTGTTTCAATCAGGTGGTTTAACCCCACAAGCCTATGTTGAAGGAGCCACGCTGGTTCGCCCTGTGCGGCTTAGCTCAGATGAGCTTCAGCGGAAGCAACGCGCCATCCAGGAAGTAGGTGATAATGCTTCTAAAACGGTTGTTGAAACGGAAGTACAATCCCCAACTTCTTCGGAGTCAATTGGTATCAATCTAAAGAAAATTCTGGCGAAGCCTGGCTCAAGCGAAGATATTCTGGTTCAGGAAGGAGATACCCTTCGCATTCCGAAACTGCTTGAAACCGTGCGAATCCAGGGCGAAGTACAATTGCCCAATACGGTTAAATACCGTGCCGGACAGACATTCCAGGATTACATTTCGCAAACAGGTGGATTCACCTCAAAATCGCAGCGCCGGAAATCGTTCGTCGTGTATGCCAACGGCTCGGTTGATCGTACCCGGAAATTTATGTTCTTTAATGTTTATCCACGAGTGGAGCCCGGCGCGGAAATTGTAGTTCCAAAACGGACGGCAACGCCACTAACCCCGCAGCAGATACTCAGTTCAACCGCCGGTACCATTTCATCATTACTTAGTGTCATTGGGTTGATTATTGCCTTATCCCGGGTCGGAAACTAA
- a CDS encoding RagB/SusD family nutrient uptake outer membrane protein, which yields MKKYIIKGVLGIAIAFSLFGCEQEFLETTPTNQVSTADAFTTTKNAWAALNGIHRIMYSQIFGVQAQGGQSGNMLYMDIMGEDLVFPNVSNSWLRDEYKWITHRTATSSIVYYNYEFYYVIIGNANMIINNIDNASGTEADKKAIKAEALTYRAWAYFQMVQLFGERFIAGAANDGLGVPLVLEAKTTPTPRAKVSEVYTQINKDIDQAISLFTGYTRTNKSHFDISVAKGIKARIALTQQDYTTAAQMAKEARTGYSLMSNSQYLEGFNDYTNPEWMWASRIVADQTNYFYSFFAYMSINYSSTAIRSTPKVMFSALYSKIRATDVRKKLWDSTGTNTAEFPLPASTFQRYKYLHKKFKVADPSLSIGDVPYMRAAEMYLVEAEALARQGKDAEAATVLYTLAVNRDPKYTKSTLTGTALIDEIMTQRRIELWGEGFRFYDLKRTNSPLNRNGGNHNASYTNGVFDVPANDKRWQFLIPQDEINNTNGVVVQNPQ from the coding sequence ATGAAGAAATACATCATAAAAGGAGTGTTGGGAATAGCTATCGCCTTCTCACTCTTCGGTTGTGAACAAGAGTTCCTGGAAACAACACCTACCAATCAGGTTTCGACAGCGGATGCGTTCACAACAACCAAAAATGCCTGGGCAGCCTTAAATGGTATCCACCGGATCATGTACTCCCAGATTTTTGGCGTTCAGGCGCAGGGAGGCCAGTCGGGTAATATGTTGTATATGGATATCATGGGCGAAGATTTGGTCTTTCCAAATGTGTCGAACTCCTGGCTCCGTGACGAATACAAGTGGATTACTCACAGAACCGCAACGAGTTCTATTGTGTACTACAATTATGAATTTTACTACGTAATTATCGGTAACGCCAACATGATTATCAATAATATTGATAATGCATCAGGAACGGAAGCCGATAAAAAAGCGATTAAAGCGGAAGCATTGACTTACCGGGCATGGGCCTATTTCCAAATGGTTCAATTATTTGGTGAGCGCTTTATAGCCGGTGCGGCTAACGATGGTCTGGGTGTGCCTTTAGTACTGGAGGCCAAAACAACGCCAACACCACGGGCAAAAGTGTCGGAAGTATACACGCAGATCAATAAAGACATCGATCAGGCAATCAGTCTGTTTACAGGCTATACGCGTACCAATAAGTCGCATTTCGATATAAGCGTTGCCAAAGGCATCAAAGCCCGGATTGCCCTTACACAACAGGACTATACTACGGCAGCACAAATGGCAAAAGAGGCCCGTACAGGATATTCGCTTATGTCGAACTCGCAGTACCTGGAAGGCTTCAATGACTATACCAACCCTGAGTGGATGTGGGCTTCCCGGATTGTGGCAGATCAAACGAACTATTTCTATTCGTTCTTCGCCTACATGTCGATAAATTATAGCTCGACTGCCATTCGCTCTACCCCGAAAGTGATGTTTTCGGCGCTGTACAGCAAAATCAGAGCGACTGACGTCCGTAAAAAACTATGGGATTCGACAGGAACGAATACCGCTGAATTCCCATTACCGGCATCAACCTTCCAGCGCTATAAATACCTGCATAAGAAGTTTAAAGTGGCCGATCCATCCCTGAGCATTGGTGATGTGCCATACATGCGGGCTGCTGAAATGTATCTTGTTGAGGCAGAGGCCCTTGCTCGGCAGGGTAAAGATGCAGAAGCAGCGACTGTATTGTATACATTAGCGGTTAACCGTGATCCAAAATATACGAAGTCGACGTTAACCGGAACTGCCTTGATCGACGAAATTATGACGCAGCGACGAATTGAACTTTGGGGAGAGGGTTTCCGATTCTACGATTTAAAACGAACGAATTCGCCATTGAATCGGAATGGAGGAAACCACAACGCTTCGTATACAAACGGGGTATTCGATGTTCCTGCCAACGATAAGCGATGGCAATTCCTGATTCCGCAGGATGAAATCAACAATACGAACGGGGTAGTCGTACAGAACCCTCAATAA
- a CDS encoding GumC domain-containing protein, which yields MNPTNKTNTDPNVIVSRPLPPDEISPKSVVLRVLAVKNVFYRNWKLLVILVAIGGISGFIYDMMHKPRIVYTGSIMFNLGGGSSSSSFGGDLGQLASAFGLSSGAPDANIFVGDNFLIYATSRPVLEKTLMKTDTINGKDTLLVNYYIRHSGIRDKEWEDNDSLRAFYFKKAKTPDQYTKMEQIVMAGICGRIEGEMAIKQPERKSSFMQLECFMEDEKLTATFLNTHLKTIEEDYQKKQTKKTREMYEMLEQRADSLAKIITGTENQLAQYMDQNQQVVVAQAKLKESKLTRNSSFLSGLYYQALQSADNMRLSLIRETPLFTVIEPVAYPLYREVIKTQGLQVGIALTLILSIVIIFVRETYRSIMKE from the coding sequence ATGAACCCTACAAATAAAACAAATACAGATCCAAACGTCATCGTGAGTCGCCCGTTGCCTCCCGATGAAATTTCACCTAAATCGGTCGTTTTACGGGTGTTGGCCGTAAAGAACGTTTTTTATCGTAACTGGAAACTGCTTGTTATTCTGGTTGCTATTGGCGGCATTTCCGGCTTTATCTACGACATGATGCACAAACCCCGGATCGTTTATACGGGCAGCATTATGTTTAACCTCGGTGGCGGCTCATCCAGCAGTAGTTTTGGTGGCGATTTAGGACAGTTGGCCAGTGCGTTTGGCTTATCGTCAGGAGCTCCTGATGCCAATATCTTCGTGGGCGACAACTTCCTGATTTACGCTACATCTCGGCCTGTGCTGGAAAAGACCCTGATGAAAACGGATACGATCAATGGCAAAGACACGCTGCTGGTTAACTACTACATCCGTCATAGTGGCATCCGCGATAAAGAGTGGGAGGATAATGACTCCTTACGAGCTTTTTATTTTAAGAAAGCCAAAACGCCAGATCAGTACACGAAAATGGAACAGATCGTGATGGCTGGTATCTGTGGACGGATCGAAGGTGAAATGGCGATTAAACAGCCTGAGCGTAAATCCTCATTCATGCAATTGGAGTGCTTCATGGAAGACGAAAAGCTGACAGCTACCTTCTTGAACACGCACTTGAAAACCATTGAGGAAGACTATCAGAAGAAGCAAACCAAGAAAACCCGGGAGATGTATGAGATGCTCGAACAACGAGCCGACTCACTAGCCAAAATCATAACAGGGACTGAGAACCAACTGGCTCAGTACATGGACCAGAATCAGCAGGTTGTGGTAGCACAGGCCAAACTGAAAGAGAGTAAGTTGACCCGTAATTCAAGCTTCTTATCCGGTCTATATTATCAGGCGCTTCAGAGTGCCGATAACATGCGCTTATCGCTGATTCGGGAAACACCATTGTTTACAGTTATCGAGCCGGTTGCCTATCCATTATACCGTGAAGTTATCAAAACACAGGGACTTCAGGTTGGTATTGCCTTGACGCTGATCCTTTCGATTGTGATCATTTTCGTGCGGGAAACTTACCGCTCAATTATGAAAGAATAA